TTCTTCTTGCTCATTCTCTAAATTTGTAGCTTCAACCATTCCTGTTGGAAAAATTAATAAACTGCTCATTCCCACCACAAACGATAATCCCATTACTCTTTTCATAAAAAATACCCCTCTTCCTCATAGATAACTTATCGGCTAATTATGTATTTTTCTTTCTGCAACTATAAAATGTCATATAAATTGTTTTACTAGATTATAAGTATTATGAACCACAAATAGAATATTAGCATTCTTAAATCACAGAAAGATTATAGAAATGTTACAGTCATGTTTCAATGTGTTTTTTTGAACGAACTATGACACATTATAGATGGATAGCTGTTATTTTCAAATTTTTTACTGTTGAAATAACGATTGTGCTTTTATATATACATACCTAACAATGTAGATCTATGGACCTGTTCAAACTATTAATATACTTGCAAGTATGCTGTCTCGTTCTCTTAAATAGGTCTATTGGCTCTAAAGGTTTATTCACGAATAGCCCTTCTCACTAATAGTAGATAGTAGAGAGCCTTTTTAAATTGCTAGGAAACTTTCACCTTCATTTAGCGGGAGTTTTCAGTCATCCCCCACTGATTGTTCGTTTAACTTATGGGACCTTTAGGGGCAGTTTATCCCCCACCTAAACTTTTCGACCTTCTTAAGTTTTGAGGATGGGGGTTTTACTGACCCTTAAGAGTAGGATAAAGAACTATTTTGTTGCTCACAAAAAAAACTGTCCTCACATAAGGACAGCTTTAAAGGTGACTACGCAATGTTTGATTAATGCCTATGTAAATGTTTTGAGTCCCCCCAATACAACTGCTTTCAATTCAACACTCTAGCGAAGAAAGTCAAAGCCTATTGGCAAACTAAATCCTAAGTACAGGGTGATTAAAAAGGTTACAATGAGACCTACCACAACACCCGTTAAAGACTTTCCCTTTTTCATACGGACGAGTATCAATTCCGTACAGGCGATGACCCCAATACCTACAAGTGATTTTAAACCGTACGTCATATGATCGATAGAAGCAAAGTTATAAAACAGCCCTGCACCTGTCACGATGATTAGGATATAGAAAAGCCTTAATGTCATATGGACGATTTTCATTTGTTTTGCTAATCCTTGCCTGAATAATAAAATAGCGGCTACAAACAAAATTAACGCCACTACCCATGTGGAAATATGTGCATGAGTGTTCGTAAACATAGAAATTCCTCCCTTTATTTTAACCTGTGTAAAATAAGAGACCTAACAAGCGTCATTCTATTTCTACTGCCCTCGATAGAATGGTCGTCATAAGCTAAATAGTCATCACCCTTTTACACAAAATCATACATCGACTCCATTCTATAATGATTTCATGAAAGATTAAAGAAATGTGCTTACATATTCTAATATGTCAGTCCTTTATAAAGCTAAGCTTCAATCAGTGGGAGTTTTCATTCGTCTCCCACTGATTGCTGATTGTTCGTTTAACTTATGAGAACTTTAGGGGCAGTTTATTCCCCACCTAAACTTGTCGACCTTCTTAAGTTTTGAGGTGGGGGTTTTACTGACCCTTAAGAGTGGGATAAAATAAAAGTGGGCGTTTTCATTCGTCTCCCACTGATTAAAAGTTGAGTGAACCAAGAGAGTAGCGGCCGTTAACTCCCGCCTATATAAATTTCGGTACTCACCCTGTTGTACGGATAAGTCTTCTTAACGCTATCATCCTTCCTCGTTTTCTACAAGTATGTTAAAAATTTTAACTTAAATGTAAATTTATACCTTATTATAACACGTCTGATTTGCAAATGACAAGGAAAATTAAGACAAACAACTGGATGCATAGCTTTTTAGTGCGTTTTTTGTTACATGGTACAGAGTCACGAGTAAATCAAAACCATTAGTGTGAACTGGTGGTTTGCCCTCCGGCTTAAAGCCTCTCTTACCGGCCTCGGCCTAAAAGGCCATGAGGGGGTTCCCGCCTGCACCACATTCACTCACTAATTCTAAAGAATTTCTTTATTTCTTCTTATTTTTCTCACCGGCAAGTGGGTCATATTCTTCGAATAATGTTAACTGGTTACCTCTATAGTCTTCTTTCAGCTGATTCTTAATGTATTCTTGTATTTGTTTCTTATTTCTACCTACCGTCTCAACATAGAACCTCAGCACCAGAATTTCCGGTTTCAGTATCAATATTTCAAATTGGCATGTCTATCAAATATCATAAGACTACTTTTCCCTTTTAAGTAACCCATGAATTGAGAGACACTTAACTTGGGTGGCATACTAACTAACATATGGATGTGATCCCGACAAGCATTTGCTTCATGGATAATGACACCTTTCCGTTCACATAAATCTCTTATGATTTGTCCAATGCTCTTTTTATACTTCCCACAAATGATCTGTCTTCTGTACTGATGACGTACAAAAGTTTGTGTAAATGACTTGAAAGCAAAAAAAAGAGGTAGGGTATCCTCATTGTTAACGACAAAATCAACTGAGAGGAGATGCCCTACCTATGAGTACTAGTATAGGACAAGAATCATTAGAAAATCAACTAGATCACACGGTGCGTGACTTCGTGAAAGAAAAACTAGAAGTGATCATGAAAGAAGAAATGACAAACTTCTTTGATCACGAGCATCCTGAGTTAAAGAACGCAAAAAATGGTTACTATCGTCGTCAATTTTAGATACGAAAATAGTTTGCCAACAGAAAAAGCCGCAGAAATGATTGTTTACCTTCAATCCGTTGAGTACAACGACCGGTGGGCACAGCGAAAACTAAGAGGTTTCAGTACGACTAAGCCGGTTCTGTAAGATTTATTCAAAGAGCGTTATGGAACAGAAGACTAAGAGGGCGTCTGGCATTTTTCAGGTATGGGCCCCGCGGGGCCCATACCTGACCCTTCCCTCCTAGTGCTAAGTGATACCCTAACTAACTTACACAAACTTATTGACACTACCGATTGGGACAACATGTTATTTTAAGTTTAGAGAAATTTTAAAAATGTTGTACAATTAGAAAAATGAA
The Salipaludibacillus sp. LMS25 DNA segment above includes these coding regions:
- a CDS encoding YisL family protein, translated to MFTNTHAHISTWVVALILFVAAILLFRQGLAKQMKIVHMTLRLFYILIIVTGAGLFYNFASIDHMTYGLKSLVGIGVIACTELILVRMKKGKSLTGVVVGLIVTFLITLYLGFSLPIGFDFLR